The Comamonas sp. 26 DNA window CTGCGTACTTTGCTCACCGGTACGGCGTATTCTGACAAAGATCCAAGCTCCTATTTCCAGGAAGAACGGCTTGGAAGAAGACCGTTCTCACCTGAAACCTAGACTAGCCCGCCACTGAGCGGGCTTTTTGCTTTCTGGATCCCCACGCTCAATAACATGCTCATTTACCAACTGGCCATGTACCGGCAAGGCGATCTACAGGTGCAGGAGGATGTTCGAAAACCGACTGTCTTTGCCGAGTGCGACGCCACACAGAAGCGCTCAGAGGTTGCCCATCCTCGCGACAGCTTAGCAATCAAAGCCAGGAAGCTAGCATCACTTCAATATTCGACCGCATCTTTGCAAGCGTCGCTTTGAAGCGCTTGCCCTCCTCAGCCAGTTTCTCGTAATCAGCGTCTTGCTTGCTCTTGAGGGCCGCGAGATACAGCTCTAACTTTTCGCGCTGCCTCACTACCTGATCCAATAGCCTCTCAGCTTCTGCTTGATCAGCAGCGTTCGCACTCATTTTCTGCACACGCTTCATCAGCACATCGATATGAACCAATTCCGCTTCAGACTCGCGAATGTGTCTTTCAGCCATCTGCTCTATCGTTTCCATCACGGCCTCCTTGCAGTCAGCACACTGCCTTGCGAATCTGGTTAATCAGTATGAGAAGCCCGTCTCCTTGAGAAAAGAGCAGGTCAACACTGCCGTTCATAACGGTACAGCAACTAGCCTACCGGTGCAAAGAGATCCGTTGCCAGACACTATGTCTCTAAGTGCCATCACAGGCGCAAAAGCACACGCACAAAGCGTCTCTATACCCCCTCACCTCACTTCCATACCTAAACGGCCCGCCACTGAGCGGGCTTTTTGCTTTCTGGAGCCATGAAACCTGCGTACTACAACGAAATCGACCAGTTCGCGGCCCAGATGCTGCGCAATCTCATCGTCGCCGGACACATAGCGCCTGGCCATTTAGGCTGTTTCGTAGTGATTGCCTCAATCCGAATTTGCTCCCAACGCCAAAGTCAAAACCCACTCTTCGGAGCACTCTCCAAAAGTGGGTGCGCGCCATTCCTCGATCTCGTCATCCCACACCTTCGCCAAGTCAACGACCTTCAACTCCCTGAAGATGACCAGAGCCTGCTCGGCCTGGTCTCGGAAGATAGGCAGCGGAATGATGGACTTCCGCTGAACCAACCGAGCCTCCCAGTCGGTACATGCAGTTGTCCAATCCATATCTAAACTTTCTTACCGTTTGCGGCCGCCAATTTCGGCGGAGCAGCCGGTGAAAACCGGCTGGCGATCTTCTTGGCTGCTGCAGCCTTCTCTTCCTTCTTGCCTGACTCACCCTTTTTTGGGCGGCAGTACGGCGCCGCCAGCGTGGCAGCCTGAATCCGGCGACCGCGTTCCTCAGTGTGATCGCGCATCACCTCAAGTAAGTAATCCAGCGGCATGAGGTAGCTGAGATCTGGCGGCGACTCTGGTTCAGCAGGCGGCTGTTTGCCGAATGGCCACTTGGGATCATCCTTGTATCCGTTTGCGTCAACCTGTGGAGGCGCAGCTTTTGGTGCACTTGACTTCACCTCTTCAGGCTGCTTTTTTGGACGGCCAGCCCCGGGCCACGCGCCACCTCTAGGCATAAGCGGCTCCTTTGAATTCTTTGATTTCTTTGAATTCCACCCCAGAATTTATTCATACAGGGGGAAATTTTCTGCGCGTGCGGAACAGAGCGGTCTAGAGGCAGGAGGGCTCCAAGGTTTTGATCCCCCCTCCCCTTTGCCACTGCCCTCAATTGCCGTCGGACGGGCTCAGGCTGCTCCATTGGAATAGCTCCAAGCCTTTGAGCTCTATAGCTCTATCATTCTCCCAACGCAACCAAGGAGCGCACATGCAATACGCGATCTTCGATACTGGCCCCGGCTTCCTCCAATGGATGGGGGAGGCTGCTGACCCAATGGCAGCGATAAGGGAACTGCATGCTGAGTCCGATGAGTACGACAACGATGAACAAGACCCATCAGAACCATTCATCGTGGTGTATCAACTGACAGACCAAGAAGTGACATCACTTGACGACCTGCTCTCCAAAGGCGAGCATATCTATCAAGACTTTGAAGATGAAGGCCACGAATTCAGCCTGTCCCAAGTGCGCCAGATCGCAGCCTCATAGCCTCGACTCTTCGCGCTGCTTGTCCCTGCTGTGGTGAATCGCACACAAAGGCTTCCAATTGCTGCGCCGCCAGAACAGCGACTGATCGCCACGGTGTGGGATGACGTGGTCAACCACCGTGGCTGCTGTCACACGACCCTCTGCCTCGCACATCACGCACAAGGGGTGGGAGCGCAGGAACCCGGCCCGGGCCTGCTGCCACTTGTAGCCGTAACCGCGCTGGGCAGCCGTCTGGTCACTGGTGCGCTAGCTCCCAGCCTGCATCGTGGGCACGCGCCTGGTGTCGAGCACTGGCAGCGATGACTTCAGGGTTTTGAGCTTGGCCATGGAGTCGACATGCGCTCCGCCATTGCGGGAACGGAAACCCCAAAGTACGAACAAGGGTTAACACCTATTAACCTCTGGTGCGCGAAGATCAGACTGG harbors:
- a CDS encoding terminase small subunit, with the translated sequence MKSSAPKAAPPQVDANGYKDDPKWPFGKQPPAEPESPPDLSYLMPLDYLLEVMRDHTEERGRRIQAATLAAPYCRPKKGESGKKEEKAAAAKKIASRFSPAAPPKLAAANGKKV